From a single Flavobacterium sp. genomic region:
- a CDS encoding chalcone isomerase family protein, with the protein MKKQVITLLLLVATVFTVNAQKTVAGVKVDAKMSLEGQNLILNGAGTRVKMFMDMYVGALYVEKKSANATEIMNSKEGAAIKLNIVSGLITSDKMVSAINEGFENATGKKTAPLKAKIDKFKGFFKEEIKKGDVFIIINVPNEGVVVYKNGVKKGSIDGHDFKKALFGIWLCDKPADKDLKDEMLGK; encoded by the coding sequence ATGAAAAAACAGGTTATTACACTTTTATTGCTAGTTGCGACTGTATTTACTGTAAATGCACAAAAAACGGTAGCAGGAGTTAAAGTAGATGCTAAAATGAGTTTAGAAGGGCAAAATTTAATATTAAATGGAGCTGGAACTCGTGTTAAGATGTTTATGGATATGTATGTTGGTGCTTTATATGTAGAGAAAAAAAGCGCAAATGCTACCGAAATCATGAACAGTAAAGAAGGAGCTGCTATTAAATTAAACATTGTTTCAGGATTAATTACTTCTGATAAAATGGTTTCTGCTATTAACGAAGGTTTCGAAAATGCAACAGGTAAGAAAACAGCACCATTAAAAGCTAAAATTGACAAATTCAAAGGCTTCTTTAAAGAAGAAATTAAAAAAGGAGATGTTTTTATTATCATCAACGTACCAAATGAAGGAGTTGTTGTTTATAAAAATGGAGTTAAAAAAGGAAGCATTGACGGACACGATTTCAAAAAAGCTTTATTCGGAATTTGGTTATGCGACAAACCTGCTGATAAAGATTTAAAAGATGAGATGTTAGGAAAATAA
- a CDS encoding YihY/virulence factor BrkB family protein, producing the protein MSEEIENKINKIPIVKQLVFFAKAIKLKSLEGMSLYDILEMYVLGIFRGAFSYRASAIAFSFFMALFPFALFILNLIPFIPLENFQADFLKFVEEGVPPNTYDAIEIILKDIMGTSHQGLLSSGFILSILLMTNGINAILGGFEMSEHITITRGFFKQYFISLAISLVLSMILIITVSAIVITEVMIQKINIHGYVADVSVIEWSRFGFIILMILITTSILYKFGTKETSKISFISYGAVFTTILIIISSYIFGVYVVKFARYNELYGSIGTLLVLMFYIWINCMVLLLGFELNATISKLKRKNLYI; encoded by the coding sequence ATGTCGGAAGAAATAGAAAATAAAATCAATAAAATTCCTATTGTAAAGCAGCTAGTTTTCTTTGCAAAAGCCATAAAGTTAAAATCTTTAGAAGGAATGTCTCTATATGATATTTTGGAAATGTATGTTTTAGGGATTTTTAGAGGTGCTTTTTCATATCGAGCAAGTGCTATTGCATTTAGTTTCTTCATGGCGTTATTTCCATTTGCCTTATTTATTTTGAATTTAATTCCATTTATTCCTTTAGAAAATTTTCAAGCCGATTTTTTAAAATTTGTTGAAGAAGGTGTTCCGCCAAATACGTATGATGCTATCGAAATCATATTAAAAGATATCATGGGGACCAGTCACCAAGGGTTGTTATCTTCTGGTTTTATTTTGTCAATATTATTAATGACAAACGGTATTAATGCTATTTTAGGAGGATTTGAAATGTCTGAACACATAACAATTACTCGTGGGTTTTTTAAGCAGTATTTTATTTCATTAGCCATCTCTTTAGTTTTGTCAATGATATTAATCATTACGGTTTCAGCCATTGTAATTACGGAGGTTATGATTCAAAAAATTAATATTCATGGGTATGTTGCAGATGTTTCGGTAATTGAATGGAGTCGTTTTGGCTTTATTATTTTAATGATTTTAATTACAACTTCTATCCTATATAAATTTGGTACTAAAGAAACTTCAAAAATTTCGTTTATAAGTTATGGAGCTGTGTTTACTACTATCTTAATTATCATTTCTTCCTATATTTTTGGAGTATATGTTGTAAAGTTTGCACGTTATAATGAGTTATATGGTTCTATTGGTACGCTTCTTGTACTTATGTTTTATATTTGGATTAACTGCATGGTTTTGTTATTAGGATTTGAATTAAATGCAACAATTTCAAAATTGAAAAGAAAAAATTTATATATTTAA
- the nadC gene encoding carboxylating nicotinate-nucleotide diphosphorylase, whose product MISEAQFQKELEIIISNAIREDVGDGDHSSLACIPASAEGKAKLLVKDEGIIAGVEFAKMIFNYVDKNMVVEVVIQDGEKVKHGDIVLYVSGSSQSILKAERLVLNSMQRMSAIATKTKMFVDLLEGTKTKILDTRKTTPGIRAIEKWAVKIGGGENHRFALYDMIMLKDNHIDFAGGIAEAIAKTKHYLIDNNKDLKIIVEARNLDEVQQILDAGGVYRILLDNFDYETTKKAVAMIGNQSLTESSGNINEKTIRNYAECGVNYISSGALTHSVYNMDLSLKAI is encoded by the coding sequence ATGATTTCAGAAGCCCAATTTCAAAAAGAATTAGAAATAATCATTAGTAATGCCATTCGAGAAGATGTTGGAGATGGTGACCATAGTTCGTTGGCTTGTATTCCAGCATCGGCGGAAGGAAAAGCTAAATTATTAGTGAAAGATGAGGGCATTATTGCTGGAGTAGAATTCGCTAAAATGATTTTTAACTATGTGGATAAAAACATGGTTGTGGAGGTAGTAATTCAAGATGGTGAAAAAGTTAAGCACGGCGATATTGTTTTGTATGTTTCAGGAAGTTCACAATCTATTTTAAAAGCAGAACGTTTGGTTTTAAATTCAATGCAACGAATGAGTGCTATAGCAACTAAAACTAAAATGTTTGTTGATTTATTAGAAGGTACTAAAACCAAAATTTTAGATACTCGTAAAACCACACCAGGTATTCGTGCCATAGAAAAATGGGCAGTGAAAATTGGAGGTGGAGAAAATCACCGATTTGCCTTATACGATATGATTATGTTAAAGGATAATCATATTGATTTTGCAGGTGGAATAGCGGAAGCAATTGCTAAAACAAAACACTATTTAATCGATAATAACAAAGATTTAAAAATTATAGTTGAAGCCAGAAATTTGGATGAAGTACAGCAAATTTTAGATGCTGGAGGTGTATACAGAATTCTATTAGATAATTTCGATTACGAAACGACCAAGAAAGCTGTTGCGATGATTGGAAATCAATCTTTAACAGAATCTTCAGGAAATATTAATGAAAAAACGATTCGTAATTATGCAGAATGTGGTGTAAATTACATTTCTTCTGGGGCTTTAACACATTCTGTTTATAACATGGATTTAAGCTTAAAAGCGATATAA
- the sucC gene encoding ADP-forming succinate--CoA ligase subunit beta, giving the protein MNIHEYQGKEILASYGVRVQRGIVANNPVEAVAAAKQLTAETGTSWYVVKAQIHAGGRGKGGGVKLAKNLDQVTEISEQIIGMQLITPQTPPEGKTVHKVLIAEDVYYPGESETSEFYVSVLLNRATGRNMIMYSTEGGMDIEEVAEHTPHLIFTEEIDPAIGLQGFQARKIAFNLGLSGNAFKEMVKFIDALYNAYIGSDASMFEINPVLKTSDNKILAVDAKVNIDDNALFRQAKYAEMRDVREENPIEVEAKEAGLNYVDLDGTVGCMVNGAGLAMATMDLIKYAGFEPANFLDVGGTADAKRVELAFRIILKDPNVKAILINIFGGIVRCDRVAQGVVDAYKNMGDDIKVPIIVRLQGTNAEIAKELIDNSGMPILSAVQFQEAADQVKAALS; this is encoded by the coding sequence ATGAACATACACGAATATCAGGGTAAAGAAATCCTAGCTAGTTATGGAGTACGCGTTCAACGTGGAATTGTAGCTAACAATCCAGTTGAGGCGGTTGCTGCAGCAAAACAATTGACTGCTGAAACAGGTACAAGTTGGTACGTAGTAAAAGCACAAATCCATGCTGGAGGTAGAGGAAAAGGTGGAGGAGTTAAATTAGCTAAAAACTTAGATCAAGTTACTGAAATTTCTGAGCAAATCATCGGAATGCAGTTAATTACACCACAAACACCACCTGAAGGAAAAACAGTTCACAAAGTTTTAATTGCTGAAGATGTATATTATCCTGGAGAAAGTGAAACTTCTGAATTCTATGTGTCAGTTTTATTAAATAGAGCTACGGGTAGAAATATGATTATGTATTCTACAGAAGGTGGAATGGATATTGAAGAAGTGGCAGAGCACACTCCTCATTTAATTTTTACAGAAGAAATTGATCCTGCTATTGGATTACAAGGTTTCCAAGCTAGAAAAATTGCCTTCAATTTAGGTCTTTCTGGAAATGCTTTCAAAGAAATGGTTAAATTTATTGATGCTTTATACAATGCTTACATTGGTTCAGATGCTTCAATGTTTGAAATTAACCCAGTATTAAAAACATCTGATAATAAAATTTTAGCAGTTGATGCTAAAGTAAATATCGACGATAACGCTCTATTCAGACAAGCAAAATATGCTGAAATGAGAGATGTTAGAGAAGAAAATCCAATTGAAGTTGAAGCTAAAGAAGCTGGATTAAACTATGTTGACCTTGACGGTACAGTAGGATGTATGGTGAATGGTGCTGGTTTAGCAATGGCAACTATGGATTTAATTAAATACGCAGGTTTTGAACCAGCTAACTTCTTAGATGTAGGTGGAACTGCTGATGCAAAACGTGTTGAATTAGCTTTTAGAATTATCTTAAAAGATCCAAACGTTAAAGCAATTTTAATCAACATTTTTGGAGGAATCGTTCGTTGTGACCGTGTAGCTCAAGGTGTTGTAGATGCATATAAAAACATGGGTGATGACATTAAAGTGCCAATCATTGTTCGTTTACAAGGAACAAACGCAGAAATCGCTAAAGAATTAATTGATAATTCAGGTATGCCAATTTTATCTGCTGTTCAATTCCAAGAAGCAGCTGACCAAGTTAAAGCAGCTTTATCTTAA
- the pafA gene encoding alkaline phosphatase PafA: protein MKKALILLVVLVSFLVTAQDKPKLVVGIVVDQMKMEYLYRFSSDFSENGFKRLMNQGYTFHNTHYNYMPTYTAPGHASVYTGTTPSVHGIVGNEWFNKDTGKEMYCTDDATVSTIGDDSEKEGKMSPRNLQSSTITDELKLSTNFKGKVIGMSIKDRGAILPAGHFADWAFWYSKTGAFISSTYYGEKLPDWATQFNAEKNYLKYVSKGWNLLKPKEAYNESLTDNNPYEGKLYKKAPFMPYNLQDMYDANDVGILRSTPYGNNLLADFAKKAIESENLGKDNITDFLAVSFSSTDYIGHVLGPRSIELQDTYLRLDETIADFLAYLDKTVGKGNYLVFLTADHAGAENVTYLKDNKYKVDNINYKNIQKELKEFSESTFGENLVLDYSNYNVFIDKSKVKSKGLNLQEVKQNFKDYLQKQDYIKRVYTEEEVANANESDYYLNFVSKGYDPTQNGELVLIFKPGYVEYSSTGTTHGSPYSYDTHVPLIFFGWNIKKGQTHDRKEIIQIAPTITQMLKITMPNSTDGKVLLEVLGE, encoded by the coding sequence ATGAAGAAAGCCTTAATCTTATTAGTTGTTTTAGTTTCTTTTTTAGTAACTGCTCAAGACAAACCAAAATTAGTCGTTGGAATCGTGGTTGACCAAATGAAAATGGAATATCTATACCGTTTTTCAAGCGATTTTTCTGAAAATGGTTTCAAAAGATTAATGAATCAAGGTTATACGTTTCATAATACGCACTACAATTACATGCCAACATACACAGCTCCAGGTCATGCTTCAGTTTACACCGGAACTACGCCATCGGTTCATGGAATTGTTGGTAACGAATGGTTTAATAAAGATACAGGAAAAGAAATGTATTGTACTGATGATGCAACTGTTTCAACCATTGGAGATGATTCTGAAAAAGAAGGCAAAATGTCGCCAAGAAACTTGCAAAGTTCTACTATCACTGACGAATTAAAGTTGTCAACCAATTTCAAAGGAAAAGTGATTGGAATGAGTATTAAAGATAGAGGAGCCATTCTTCCAGCTGGGCATTTTGCTGACTGGGCATTTTGGTACAGCAAAACTGGAGCATTTATATCAAGCACCTATTATGGGGAAAAACTTCCAGATTGGGCAACGCAATTCAATGCCGAGAAAAATTATTTAAAATATGTAAGCAAAGGTTGGAATTTACTAAAACCAAAAGAAGCTTACAATGAAAGTTTAACGGATAACAATCCATACGAAGGAAAATTATATAAAAAAGCACCGTTTATGCCTTACAACTTGCAAGATATGTATGATGCAAACGATGTTGGAATCCTACGTTCAACGCCTTATGGAAATAACTTATTAGCCGATTTTGCTAAAAAAGCCATCGAAAGTGAAAATTTAGGAAAAGATAATATTACCGATTTCTTAGCCGTAAGTTTCTCCTCTACAGATTATATTGGTCACGTTTTAGGACCACGTTCTATTGAATTACAAGACACCTATTTGCGTTTAGACGAAACGATTGCTGATTTCTTGGCTTACTTAGATAAAACCGTTGGAAAAGGAAATTACTTGGTTTTCTTAACAGCTGATCACGCTGGTGCGGAAAATGTAACCTATTTGAAAGATAATAAATACAAGGTAGATAACATCAATTATAAAAACATTCAAAAAGAGTTAAAGGAGTTTTCAGAATCTACTTTTGGAGAAAATTTAGTATTGGATTATTCCAATTATAATGTGTTTATTGATAAAAGTAAAGTCAAATCAAAAGGCTTGAATTTACAAGAGGTAAAACAGAATTTTAAAGATTATTTGCAAAAACAAGATTACATCAAACGTGTTTATACCGAAGAAGAAGTGGCAAACGCTAACGAAAGTGACTATTATTTAAACTTTGTTTCCAAAGGCTACGACCCAACACAAAATGGAGAATTAGTATTGATTTTTAAACCAGGTTATGTTGAGTATTCTTCAACTGGAACTACGCATGGTTCACCTTATTCTTATGATACGCATGTTCCACTAATTTTCTTTGGTTGGAACATCAAAAAAGGACAAACCCACGACAGAAAAGAAATCATCCAAATTGCGCCAACTATCACACAAATGCTAAAAATCACTATGCCAAATAGTACTGATGGTAAGGTTTTGTTAGAGGTTTTAGGGGAGTAA
- a CDS encoding NAD(P)H-dependent flavin oxidoreductase — protein sequence MNKITQLFNIKYPIIQGGMIWNSGYKLASAVSNAGGLGLIGAGSMYPEVLREHIQKCKKATDKPFGVNVPMLYPNIEEIMQILKEEEVKIVFTSAGNPKTWTPFLKENGITVVHVVSSSKFALKAQEAGVDAVVAEGFEAGGHNGREETTTLTLIPMVREQIDIPLIAAGGIATGRGMLAAMTLGADGVQMGSRFAASTESSAHDEFKRTIVETGEGDTQLTLKELAPVRLIKNKFFNDVQELYAKCPSKEDLENLLGKRRAKRGMFEGDLIEGELEIGQIAGLIHDILPVETIVDNIITEFNVAKHEVATFEF from the coding sequence ATGAATAAAATTACCCAACTCTTCAATATAAAATATCCAATTATTCAAGGTGGAATGATTTGGAACAGTGGTTATAAATTAGCTAGTGCAGTAAGTAATGCTGGTGGATTAGGATTAATTGGGGCAGGTTCTATGTATCCAGAAGTATTAAGAGAACACATTCAAAAATGTAAAAAAGCAACAGATAAACCTTTTGGAGTAAACGTACCAATGTTATATCCTAACATTGAAGAAATTATGCAAATTCTAAAAGAAGAAGAAGTAAAAATCGTTTTTACTTCAGCTGGAAATCCAAAAACATGGACTCCATTTTTAAAAGAAAATGGCATAACCGTTGTACATGTTGTAAGTAGTTCAAAATTTGCTCTAAAAGCCCAAGAAGCGGGAGTGGATGCTGTTGTTGCAGAAGGCTTTGAAGCTGGTGGACACAATGGTAGAGAAGAAACTACAACATTGACTCTTATTCCAATGGTGCGAGAACAAATTGATATTCCACTTATTGCTGCAGGAGGAATTGCAACAGGAAGAGGAATGCTTGCCGCTATGACTTTAGGTGCCGATGGTGTTCAAATGGGAAGCCGTTTTGCTGCTTCAACCGAAAGTTCTGCTCACGATGAATTCAAAAGAACGATTGTGGAAACGGGTGAAGGCGATACGCAATTAACTTTAAAAGAGTTAGCTCCTGTTCGATTAATCAAAAACAAATTCTTTAATGATGTTCAGGAATTATATGCTAAATGTCCGTCTAAAGAAGATTTAGAAAATTTACTTGGAAAGCGTAGAGCAAAACGTGGTATGTTTGAAGGTGATTTAATAGAAGGAGAACTAGAAATTGGTCAAATTGCAGGATTAATTCACGATATTTTACCTGTTGAAACTATTGTTGATAACATAATAACGGAATTTAACGTTGCTAAACATGAGGTTGCTACCTTTGAATTTTAA
- a CDS encoding S8 family serine peptidase, giving the protein MKNFLFFVVFIFNLGFSQEDAWVYFNDKPDATNYLSNPLTMLTQRALDRRTAQGIALNNTDVPIAQTYIDQVDLATGISVLAKSKWLNALHIRGTQTDIQALTSLPFVNSIEFANQTLNNRSIATNNSQVNKQMNVEITYNYGTSANQIQMLNGHLLHEQNYTGAGKIIAVLDSGFLNVNTVQPFQRLFTNNLILGGYNYVSQSSDVYTLHNHGTMVLSCMGGYVDGQLIGTAPDAQYYLFVTEDVAGENPVEESYWVEAAEEADRLGVDVITSSLGYFGYDNPNYSHTYSQMTGNQAFASRGANIAFSKGIVVIASAGNSGASANPYVGVPAEATNVLAVGAVKADETYAAFSSRGPSFDGRVKPDVMAQGQASVVSNTSGTIVTANGTSFAGPIMAGMITSFWSAVPNLTAAEVVQFVKESSDRFTIPTNQFGYGIPDFQLALNNALSTVLFDNETILIYPNPLQNELTIQLPKSESIGKLTLCNNLGQQVSEFTISEANKTIYLSNLASGLYFYQFNTTNKSTTGKLLKL; this is encoded by the coding sequence ATGAAGAATTTCTTATTTTTTGTAGTATTTATTTTTAATTTAGGTTTTTCTCAAGAAGACGCATGGGTGTATTTTAATGACAAACCTGATGCAACTAATTATTTATCAAATCCGCTTACTATGCTCACGCAAAGAGCTTTAGATAGAAGAACTGCGCAAGGAATTGCATTAAATAATACAGATGTTCCAATAGCCCAAACCTATATTGATCAAGTTGATTTAGCAACAGGTATTTCTGTTTTGGCAAAATCAAAGTGGCTGAATGCTTTGCATATTAGGGGTACTCAAACAGATATTCAAGCTTTAACGAGTTTGCCATTTGTAAATTCGATTGAGTTTGCAAATCAAACATTAAACAATAGAAGTATAGCTACAAATAATTCTCAGGTCAATAAACAAATGAATGTTGAAATTACATATAATTATGGTACTTCAGCTAATCAAATTCAAATGCTAAACGGACACTTATTGCATGAGCAAAATTATACGGGTGCAGGGAAAATTATTGCGGTTTTAGACTCAGGTTTTTTAAATGTAAATACGGTTCAACCATTCCAACGTCTTTTTACAAATAATTTAATATTAGGAGGTTACAATTATGTAAGTCAAAGTTCTGATGTTTATACATTGCATAATCACGGAACGATGGTGCTTTCTTGCATGGGTGGTTATGTAGATGGTCAATTAATCGGTACAGCTCCAGATGCCCAATATTATTTATTTGTTACCGAAGATGTAGCTGGAGAAAATCCAGTAGAAGAAAGTTATTGGGTAGAAGCTGCAGAAGAAGCCGATAGATTAGGAGTTGATGTAATTACGTCATCACTTGGTTATTTTGGTTATGATAATCCAAATTACAGCCATACATATAGTCAAATGACCGGAAATCAAGCTTTTGCTTCAAGAGGTGCTAATATTGCTTTTTCAAAAGGTATTGTGGTTATTGCAAGTGCAGGAAATTCGGGTGCTTCTGCGAATCCTTATGTTGGTGTTCCAGCTGAAGCTACAAATGTATTGGCTGTTGGAGCTGTTAAGGCAGATGAAACGTATGCAGCATTTAGTTCCAGAGGGCCTTCGTTTGACGGTCGTGTGAAGCCAGATGTTATGGCTCAAGGACAAGCTTCGGTGGTGTCAAATACAAGTGGAACCATTGTAACAGCAAACGGAACTTCCTTTGCGGGACCTATTATGGCTGGTATGATTACAAGCTTTTGGTCAGCAGTACCAAATTTAACAGCAGCAGAAGTGGTGCAATTTGTAAAAGAATCATCAGATAGATTTACGATTCCAACAAATCAATTTGGATATGGAATTCCAGATTTTCAATTGGCTTTAAATAATGCTTTGTCAACCGTTTTATTTGATAATGAGACCATATTAATCTATCCTAATCCCCTTCAAAACGAGCTTACAATTCAACTTCCTAAGTCAGAATCAATAGGGAAATTAACATTGTGTAACAATTTAGGACAACAGGTAAGCGAATTTACTATTTCAGAAGCGAATAAGACAATTTATCTCTCTAATTTGGCATCAGGATTGTATTTTTACCAATTCAATACAACTAATAAATCAACTACAGGAAAATTATTAAAATTATAA
- the mnmA gene encoding tRNA 2-thiouridine(34) synthase MnmA — protein sequence MKRVVVGLSGGVDSSVAAYLLKEQGYEVIGLFMKNWHDDSVTISNECPWLEDSNDALLVAEKLGIPFQTVDLSEQYKEKIVDYMFNEYEKGRTPNPDVLCNREIKFDVFMKIAMSLGADYVATGHYCRKGTLEKDGKEVYQLLAGKDDNKDQSYFLCQLSQEQLSKALFPIGELTKPEVREIASKLDLITAEKKDSQGLCFIGKVRLPEFLQQKLQPKEGIIIEIPTEAIVYTQEKPQFSSDEEAFAFEAKRIDYLKVPGKVMGKHQGAHYFTKGQRKGLNVGGTKEPLFIIETDVEKNIIYTGQGNNHPGLFKKALFIANDEVHWIREDLALKESEKMEVMARIRYRQPLQKATLHQFKEGMYVVFEKQQSAITEGQFVAWHHNDEVLGSGVIA from the coding sequence ATGAAACGAGTAGTAGTTGGACTTTCTGGAGGGGTAGACTCAAGTGTTGCCGCTTATTTATTAAAAGAACAAGGTTATGAAGTTATCGGGTTGTTTATGAAAAATTGGCACGATGATTCAGTTACAATTTCTAATGAATGCCCTTGGTTAGAAGATAGTAATGATGCTTTATTAGTAGCAGAAAAATTGGGAATTCCTTTCCAAACGGTTGATTTGTCAGAACAATACAAAGAAAAAATTGTCGATTACATGTTTAACGAATACGAAAAAGGAAGAACTCCAAATCCTGACGTATTGTGTAACCGTGAAATTAAATTTGACGTTTTTATGAAAATTGCAATGTCTTTAGGTGCTGATTATGTAGCAACGGGACATTATTGCCGCAAAGGAACACTTGAAAAAGACGGAAAAGAAGTATATCAATTATTAGCAGGTAAAGATGACAATAAAGATCAATCTTATTTTTTATGTCAATTATCACAAGAGCAACTTTCAAAAGCTTTATTTCCAATTGGCGAATTAACAAAACCAGAAGTTCGTGAAATTGCATCTAAATTGGATTTGATTACTGCTGAAAAGAAAGATTCGCAAGGGCTTTGTTTTATTGGTAAAGTTCGGTTACCCGAGTTTTTACAACAAAAATTACAACCTAAAGAAGGTATTATTATTGAAATTCCTACTGAAGCAATTGTGTATACTCAAGAAAAACCTCAATTCAGCTCAGATGAAGAGGCTTTTGCTTTTGAAGCCAAACGCATTGATTACTTGAAAGTGCCTGGTAAAGTTATGGGCAAACATCAAGGTGCTCATTATTTCACAAAAGGACAACGTAAAGGATTAAATGTTGGTGGAACAAAAGAGCCTTTATTCATCATTGAAACAGATGTAGAAAAAAATATCATTTACACGGGTCAAGGAAATAATCATCCAGGCTTATTCAAAAAAGCATTGTTTATTGCAAATGATGAAGTACATTGGATAAGAGAAGATTTAGCATTAAAAGAAAGTGAAAAAATGGAGGTAATGGCTAGAATTCGTTATCGTCAACCTCTTCAAAAAGCAACATTACATCAATTTAAAGAGGGAATGTATGTTGTGTTTGAAAAACAGCAATCTGCAATTACAGAAGGACAATTTGTAGCTTGGCACCATAATGATGAAGTTTTAGGAAGTGGTGTTATTGCTTAA
- the yidC gene encoding membrane protein insertase YidC: protein MEEKKLDLNSIIGFVLISGILIWMLYSNAPTPEEQKEKEKKEQLDKQAKEVKTVTSTVAATPVADSTNNAATQAQLGSFGYSATLPSATDAVTEIKNEVLSLKISNKGGYITEATVLGFDQFEKNSKKAVQIIKDKNASLDIALNTTDNRTLHTKDMYFEPKLTTEGKNQVLTLQLKAGPDQFLEYRYVLKPNEYMLDFAIRSQGLEKVVNTSKPLDLEWQLKSYRNEKSISYENRYTELVFEYEDDKDDYLNAAKDSEDEAKDVSYIAFKQHLFTSILLTDTKFKTAKFKSDNLVDDEEIDTVFTKNFTAQVPLEFKNGALNYNMNWYYGPSDYTILNDYEKNLDEIMPLGWGIFGWINRYIFIPVFGFISALGIGYGIAIILFTILVRIVMSPVTYKSYLSQAKMKVLRPEIAELNEKFKDNPMKKQQETMKLYSKAGVNPMAGCLPALMQMPIFYALFQFFPSMFDLRQKSFLWADDLSSFDAVLQLPFHIPFYGSHVSLFPILASIAIFFYMKMTTGDQAMSTPPQEGMPDMGKIMKIMIYISPIMMLFFFNNYASGLSLYYFVSNLITIGIMLVIKNYIVKEDKIHAQIQENKTKEKTESKFQRKMREMMEQAEAQKAAQKKK from the coding sequence ATGGAAGAAAAAAAATTAGACCTTAATTCGATTATCGGATTTGTATTGATTTCTGGAATTTTGATTTGGATGTTATATTCCAATGCTCCAACACCAGAAGAACAAAAGGAAAAAGAGAAAAAAGAGCAATTAGACAAACAAGCCAAAGAAGTTAAAACGGTTACCTCAACGGTTGCGGCAACTCCAGTAGCGGATTCTACTAATAATGCTGCAACGCAAGCACAATTAGGTTCGTTTGGATATTCTGCAACACTTCCGTCAGCTACAGATGCTGTTACAGAAATCAAGAATGAAGTTTTATCACTTAAAATTTCTAATAAAGGAGGTTATATTACAGAAGCAACTGTTTTAGGATTTGATCAATTTGAGAAAAATTCAAAAAAAGCGGTTCAAATCATTAAAGATAAAAACGCTTCTTTAGACATTGCTTTAAATACAACTGATAACAGAACGTTGCATACAAAAGACATGTATTTTGAACCTAAGTTAACTACTGAAGGTAAAAATCAAGTTTTGACATTACAATTAAAAGCAGGTCCAGATCAGTTTTTGGAATATCGTTATGTGTTAAAACCTAACGAATACATGTTAGATTTTGCTATCCGTTCTCAAGGTTTAGAAAAAGTAGTGAATACTTCTAAACCATTAGATTTAGAATGGCAATTAAAATCATACAGAAACGAGAAAAGTATTTCGTATGAAAATCGTTATACGGAGTTAGTTTTCGAATATGAAGATGATAAGGATGATTATTTAAACGCAGCAAAAGATTCAGAAGATGAAGCAAAAGATGTTTCTTACATTGCTTTCAAACAACATTTATTCACTTCTATTTTATTAACCGATACGAAGTTTAAAACAGCAAAATTCAAATCTGATAATTTAGTGGATGATGAAGAAATTGATACTGTTTTTACAAAGAATTTCACAGCACAAGTTCCTTTAGAATTTAAAAACGGTGCTTTGAATTATAACATGAATTGGTATTATGGTCCTTCAGATTATACTATCTTAAATGATTATGAGAAAAATCTTGACGAAATTATGCCATTAGGTTGGGGAATTTTTGGATGGATTAACCGTTATATTTTTATTCCTGTATTCGGATTTATTTCAGCGTTAGGTATTGGTTACGGAATTGCGATTATTTTATTCACGATTTTAGTTCGTATAGTAATGTCGCCAGTAACATATAAATCATACTTGTCACAGGCAAAAATGAAAGTGTTACGTCCTGAAATTGCTGAATTGAATGAAAAATTCAAGGACAATCCGATGAAGAAACAACAAGAAACTATGAAGTTGTATTCTAAAGCCGGCGTAAATCCTATGGCAGGATGTTTACCAGCCTTGATGCAAATGCCTATTTTCTATGCCTTGTTTCAGTTCTTCCCATCGATGTTCGATTTAAGACAAAAATCGTTCTTATGGGCAGATGATTTATCTTCATTTGATGCTGTACTTCAATTACCTTTCCATATTCCATTTTATGGAAGTCACGTGAGTTTATTCCCAATTTTAGCGTCTATTGCTATTTTCTTCTACATGAAAATGACAACTGGAGACCAGGCAATGAGTACACCTCCACAAGAAGGGATGCCTGATATGGGGAAAATCATGAAAATTATGATTTATATTTCTCCAATTATGATGTTGTTTTTCTTTAACAACTATGCATCAGGATTGAGTTTATATTACTTCGTTTCTAACTTAATTACGATTGGAATTATGTTGGTTATCAAGAATTACATCGTGAAAGAAGACAAAATTCATGCTCAAATTCAGGAGAATAAAACAAAAGAGAAAACGGAAAGTAAATTCCAAAGAAAAATGCGCGAAATGATGGAGCAAGCAGAAGCTCAAAAAGCCGCACAAAAGAAAAAGTAA